The Streptomyces sp. NBC_00162 genome window below encodes:
- a CDS encoding heme o synthase, translating to MTAVESRPAGVLATSAGHRPFGARAMAFVALTKPRIIELLLITTVPVMFLAEQGVPSLWLVLATCFGGYLSAGGANALNMYIDRDIDALMDRTSQRPLVTGMVSPRECLVFGITLGVVSTLFFGLLVNWLSAALALGALLFYVVVYTMLLKRRTAQNIVWGGIAGCMPVLIGWSAVKNEVSWAAVILFLVIFFWTPPHYWPLSMKVKDDYARVGVPMLPVVAGNKVVARQIVLYSWVMVAVSLLLTPLGYTGWFYTAVALVAGGWWLWEAHALHARAKSGVTGPKLKEMRLFHWSITYVSLLFVAVAVDPFLR from the coding sequence GTGACGGCCGTCGAATCCCGTCCAGCGGGGGTGCTCGCGACGAGCGCCGGTCACCGGCCGTTCGGGGCCCGGGCCATGGCTTTCGTGGCATTGACCAAGCCGCGGATCATCGAACTTCTGCTGATCACCACAGTGCCGGTCATGTTCCTCGCCGAGCAGGGCGTGCCCTCGCTGTGGCTGGTCCTCGCGACCTGCTTCGGCGGCTACCTGTCCGCGGGCGGCGCCAACGCGCTGAACATGTACATCGACCGCGACATCGACGCGCTGATGGACCGGACCTCGCAGCGCCCGCTGGTGACCGGCATGGTCAGCCCCCGCGAGTGCCTGGTCTTCGGCATCACCCTGGGAGTGGTCTCCACCCTCTTCTTCGGCCTGCTGGTCAACTGGCTGTCGGCCGCCCTCGCACTCGGCGCGCTCCTCTTCTACGTCGTGGTCTACACGATGCTGCTGAAGCGGCGTACCGCCCAGAACATCGTCTGGGGCGGCATCGCGGGCTGCATGCCGGTGCTCATCGGCTGGTCCGCCGTCAAGAACGAGGTCTCCTGGGCCGCGGTCATCCTCTTCCTCGTCATCTTCTTCTGGACGCCGCCGCACTACTGGCCGCTGTCGATGAAGGTGAAGGACGACTACGCGCGGGTCGGCGTGCCGATGCTCCCCGTCGTGGCGGGCAACAAGGTCGTGGCCCGTCAGATCGTCCTCTACAGCTGGGTGATGGTGGCGGTCTCGCTGCTGCTGACCCCGCTGGGGTACACCGGCTGGTTCTACACCGCGGTCGCGCTGGTCGCGGGCGGCTGGTGGCTGTGGGAGGCGCACGCGCTGCACGCGCGGGCCAAGTCCGGGGTGACCGGGCCGAAGCTCAAGGAGATGCGCCTGTTCCACTGGTCGATCACCTACGTGTCGCTGCTGTTCGTGGCGGTGGCCGTGGATCCCTTCCTCCGCTGA
- a CDS encoding amidohydrolase family protein — protein MIETPPLVDQYCHGVLRTELGLGTFEAQLIRSAGPPAAGTTFFDTQTGFAVRRWCPPLLGLEPYAAPARYLARRRELGAIESARLLLRGSGIAAYVVDTGVAGDLTGPKELALAGDAEAFETVRLEPLAQQVADTSGTVAAFLANLAEAVHQAATGAVAFTCGAAADHPSVLADAPEPPDPGEVRGAAGRWLDGRTRGDAVRDPVLLRHLVWSAVASGLPLQLHTGAGDPAPLTGFVRATAGLGTRLVLLGGYPYHRQTAQLAEAFPHVYADAGAALGQTGARAAAVLAELLELAPFGKLLFSSGGRRLPELHAVGALVFREALGRVLGGWVADGAWSWTDAGRVAAMVAAGNARRVYRLDERE, from the coding sequence ATGATCGAAACGCCGCCCCTGGTGGATCAGTACTGCCACGGAGTACTCCGTACGGAACTGGGCCTGGGCACCTTCGAGGCCCAGCTGATCCGCTCGGCAGGACCGCCCGCCGCGGGCACCACCTTCTTCGACACGCAGACCGGTTTCGCCGTGCGCCGCTGGTGCCCGCCGCTGCTCGGGCTGGAGCCGTACGCCGCCCCCGCCCGTTATCTGGCCCGGCGGCGCGAGCTGGGCGCGATCGAGTCCGCGCGGCTGCTGCTGCGGGGCTCCGGGATCGCCGCCTACGTGGTCGACACCGGAGTGGCCGGGGACCTCACCGGCCCCAAGGAACTGGCCCTCGCCGGGGATGCCGAGGCCTTCGAGACGGTCCGGCTGGAACCGCTGGCCCAGCAGGTCGCCGACACCTCCGGGACCGTGGCCGCCTTCCTCGCCAATCTCGCCGAGGCCGTGCACCAGGCCGCCACCGGGGCCGTGGCCTTCACCTGCGGCGCCGCCGCCGACCATCCGTCCGTCCTGGCCGACGCGCCCGAGCCGCCCGATCCCGGCGAGGTGCGCGGGGCGGCCGGGCGGTGGCTGGACGGACGGACCAGGGGCGATGCCGTGCGCGACCCCGTACTCCTGCGGCACCTGGTGTGGAGCGCGGTCGCGTCCGGGCTGCCCCTCCAGCTGCACACCGGGGCGGGGGACCCGGCGCCGCTGACCGGATTCGTACGGGCCACCGCGGGTCTGGGTACCCGACTGGTCCTGCTCGGCGGATACCCGTACCACCGGCAGACGGCGCAGCTGGCCGAGGCCTTCCCGCACGTCTACGCCGACGCCGGCGCGGCCCTCGGGCAGACCGGGGCGCGGGCCGCGGCGGTCCTGGCCGAGCTGCTGGAGCTCGCGCCGTTCGGGAAGCTGCTGTTCTCCAGCGGCGGCCGGCGGCTGCCCGAGCTGCACGCGGTGGGCGCCCTGGTGTTCCGGGAGGCGCTGGGCCGGGTGCTGGGCGGCTGGGTCGCCGACGGGGCCTGGTCCTGGACGGACGCGGGGCGGGTGGCCGCCATGGTCGCGGCGGGCAATGCCCGCCGCGTCTACCGGCTGGACGAGCGGGAGTGA
- a CDS encoding COX15/CtaA family protein, which translates to MHKAPPTIGAVLNPFAFIASRWTPSPRIVQRAASAALLMSVAIVITGGAVRLTGSGLGCDTWPKCTDDSLIATPAQGFHGAIEFGNRMLTYVLSAAVGWVILAARSAKPWRRSLTKLGWVQFVIVMANAVLGGITVRTGLNPYSVAGHFLLATALIAVTTVTWQRIGEGDTAPRPRVPGPVRKLSWALIVTTFVLIAAGTIVTGSGPHAGDRSEIKRMPFDWTAIAHVHAVSAWLVCALAVAMWLVLRVVDAPVDTRARARDLLIVLLAQGGIGYVQFFTELPELLVAAHMLGSCLVWIAVLRVALSLRERPVTQAEIPAQGDPQLSSV; encoded by the coding sequence TTGCACAAGGCTCCGCCTACGATAGGAGCCGTGTTGAACCCATTCGCCTTCATCGCCAGTCGCTGGACTCCGTCACCCCGGATCGTCCAGCGGGCCGCGTCCGCCGCGCTCCTCATGAGCGTGGCCATCGTCATCACCGGCGGCGCGGTGCGGCTGACCGGATCCGGTCTCGGCTGCGACACCTGGCCCAAGTGCACCGACGACAGCCTGATCGCGACGCCGGCCCAGGGCTTCCACGGCGCCATCGAGTTCGGCAACCGGATGCTGACCTACGTGCTCTCCGCGGCCGTCGGCTGGGTCATCCTCGCGGCGCGCTCGGCCAAGCCCTGGCGGCGCTCGCTGACGAAGCTCGGCTGGGTCCAGTTCGTCATCGTGATGGCCAACGCCGTACTCGGCGGCATCACCGTCAGGACGGGCCTCAACCCGTACAGCGTGGCAGGGCACTTCCTGCTCGCCACCGCGCTGATCGCGGTGACGACCGTCACCTGGCAGCGCATCGGCGAGGGCGACACCGCCCCCCGCCCGCGCGTGCCCGGCCCGGTGCGCAAGCTGTCGTGGGCACTGATCGTGACGACCTTCGTGCTGATCGCGGCGGGCACGATCGTCACCGGTTCCGGACCGCACGCCGGCGACCGCAGCGAGATCAAGCGGATGCCGTTCGACTGGACGGCCATCGCCCACGTGCACGCGGTCTCCGCCTGGCTGGTGTGCGCGCTGGCCGTCGCGATGTGGCTGGTGCTGCGCGTGGTCGACGCCCCCGTCGACACCCGGGCGCGCGCCCGTGACCTGCTGATCGTGCTCCTCGCGCAGGGCGGCATCGGCTACGTGCAGTTCTTCACCGAGCTGCCCGAGCTGCTCGTCGCCGCCCACATGCTCGGCTCCTGCCTGGTGTGGATCGCGGTGCTCCGGGTCGCGCTGAGCCTGCGCGAGCGGCCGGTGACGCAGGCGGAGATCCCGGCCCAGGGCGACCCCCAGCTCTCCTCCGTCTGA
- a CDS encoding ABC transporter permease, whose amino-acid sequence MSAGTFTPNPGAAPVSRMILAQTALETRMLLRNGEQLLLTVIIPALLLTLFSAVDIVETGSEKSVDFLAPGILALAVMSTAFTGQAIATGFDRRYGVLKRLGASPLPRWALMAAKTLSVLVTEVLQIALLTAIAFALGWSPHGNPLSVAALVLLGTAAFSGLGLLMAGTLKAEMTLAAANLVFLLLLVGGGVIVPLDKFPDAVRSVLGLLPISALSDGLREVLQHGAALPWGDAAVLAAWAAVGLGAAARCFRWE is encoded by the coding sequence ATGAGCGCCGGCACGTTCACCCCCAACCCGGGGGCGGCTCCCGTCTCCCGCATGATCCTCGCGCAGACGGCACTGGAGACCCGGATGCTGCTGCGCAACGGGGAGCAGCTGCTGCTGACCGTGATCATCCCGGCGCTGCTGCTGACCCTCTTCTCCGCCGTGGACATCGTCGAGACGGGCTCCGAGAAGTCCGTGGACTTCCTGGCCCCCGGCATCCTGGCGCTCGCCGTCATGTCCACCGCCTTCACCGGCCAGGCCATCGCCACCGGCTTCGACCGCCGCTACGGGGTCCTCAAGCGGCTCGGGGCCTCCCCGCTGCCGCGCTGGGCCCTGATGGCCGCCAAGACCCTGTCCGTGCTGGTCACCGAGGTGCTCCAGATCGCCCTGCTGACGGCGATCGCCTTCGCGCTGGGCTGGTCCCCGCACGGGAACCCGCTGTCGGTGGCCGCGCTGGTGCTGCTCGGCACCGCCGCGTTCTCCGGGCTGGGCCTGCTGATGGCGGGCACCCTCAAGGCCGAGATGACCCTGGCCGCGGCCAACCTGGTGTTCCTGCTGCTGCTGGTCGGCGGCGGGGTGATCGTGCCGCTGGACAAGTTCCCGGACGCCGTTCGGTCCGTACTGGGCCTGCTGCCCATCTCGGCCCTGTCCGACGGTCTGCGCGAGGTGCTCCAGCATGGGGCCGCGCTGCCGTGGGGCGACGCGGCCGTGCTGGCAGCCTGGGCCGCCGTGGGTCTGGGGGCCGCCGCGCGGTGTTTCCGCTGGGAGTGA
- a CDS encoding ABC transporter ATP-binding protein, with amino-acid sequence MSNDPAVEIRGLVKRYGPKRAVDGLDLTVPRASVTAVLGPNGAGKTTTVETCEGYRRPDAGTVRVLGLDPVAQAEALRPRIGVMLQSGGVYSGARAVEMLRHMAKLYADPLDVDPLVERLGLGGCGRTAYRRLSGGQQQRLALAMAVVGRPELVFLDEPTAGLDPQARRATWDLVRELRTDGVTVVLTTHHMDEAEQLADEVAIVDAGRVIVHGSPEQLCRGGAENTLRFTGRPSLDLASLLKALPDGTQAAELTPGVYRVTGDVHPQLLATVASWCAQHGVMPDSLSVERHTLEDVFLELTGKELRG; translated from the coding sequence ATGAGCAACGACCCCGCCGTGGAGATCCGCGGACTGGTGAAGCGGTACGGCCCCAAGAGAGCGGTGGACGGCCTGGACCTCACCGTCCCGAGGGCCTCCGTCACCGCGGTCCTCGGCCCCAACGGCGCGGGCAAGACCACCACGGTGGAAACCTGCGAGGGCTACCGCCGCCCCGACGCCGGGACCGTCCGCGTCCTCGGCCTCGACCCGGTCGCCCAGGCGGAGGCGCTGCGCCCGCGGATCGGCGTGATGCTCCAGTCCGGAGGCGTCTACTCCGGAGCCCGGGCCGTCGAGATGCTCCGCCACATGGCCAAGCTGTACGCCGACCCGCTGGACGTCGACCCCCTGGTGGAACGCCTCGGCCTCGGCGGCTGCGGCCGCACCGCCTACCGCAGGCTCTCCGGCGGCCAGCAGCAGCGCCTGGCCCTCGCCATGGCCGTGGTCGGCCGCCCCGAGCTGGTCTTCCTCGACGAGCCCACCGCCGGCCTGGACCCGCAGGCCCGCCGCGCGACCTGGGACCTCGTACGGGAGCTGCGCACCGACGGGGTCACCGTCGTCCTCACCACCCACCACATGGACGAGGCCGAGCAGCTCGCCGACGAGGTCGCCATCGTGGACGCGGGCCGGGTCATCGTCCACGGCAGTCCCGAGCAGCTGTGCCGGGGCGGCGCCGAGAACACCCTGCGCTTCACCGGCCGTCCCTCGCTCGACCTCGCCTCCCTGCTGAAGGCGCTGCCCGACGGCACCCAGGCCGCCGAGCTCACCCCCGGCGTCTACCGGGTAACCGGCGACGTCCACCCCCAGCTGCTCGCCACCGTCGCCTCCTGGTGCGCACAGCACGGCGTCATGCCGGACAGCCTCTCGGTGGAGCGGCACACCCTGGAGGACGTCTTCCTGGAGCTGACCGGTAAGGAGCTGCGCGGATGA
- a CDS encoding helix-turn-helix transcriptional regulator, translated as MKYGERQIETPQGELATGERSTRNRVARSILDHGPSTVADLAQRLGLTQAAVRRHLDTLVADDVVAPREQRVYGARTRGRPAKVFALTDCGRDAFDQSYDTLAADALRWIAQSVGGGEQGEAAVAAFARSRMEEQAQPYREAVEAAAPEERAEALARALTVDGYAATAKSAPGPHSGEQLCQHHCPVAHVAEQFPQLCEAETEVFSRLLGTHVQRLATIAHGDGVCTTFIPRSASTTQTDTSVSASTAGRNPA; from the coding sequence GTGAAATACGGCGAACGGCAGATCGAGACCCCCCAGGGGGAGCTCGCGACCGGGGAGCGGTCAACCCGCAACCGGGTCGCGCGGTCCATCCTGGACCACGGTCCGTCCACCGTCGCCGACCTCGCCCAGCGTCTCGGCCTCACCCAGGCCGCCGTCCGCCGCCACCTCGACACGCTCGTCGCCGACGACGTGGTCGCACCCCGTGAGCAGCGTGTGTACGGTGCGCGCACCCGGGGCCGGCCCGCCAAGGTCTTCGCGCTCACCGACTGCGGCCGCGACGCCTTCGACCAGTCCTACGACACGCTCGCCGCGGACGCCCTGCGCTGGATCGCGCAGTCCGTCGGCGGCGGAGAGCAGGGGGAGGCGGCCGTCGCCGCCTTCGCCAGGTCCAGGATGGAAGAGCAGGCGCAGCCCTACCGGGAAGCCGTCGAGGCGGCCGCCCCGGAGGAGCGTGCGGAGGCCCTTGCCAGGGCGTTGACCGTCGACGGGTACGCTGCTACGGCGAAGAGCGCTCCCGGTCCGCACAGCGGTGAACAGCTCTGCCAGCACCACTGCCCGGTCGCACACGTCGCCGAGCAGTTCCCGCAGCTATGCGAGGCGGAGACCGAGGTCTTCTCCCGCCTGCTCGGGACCCATGTGCAGCGCCTCGCCACGATCGCCCACGGCGACGGAGTGTGCACGACGTTCATTCCGCGTAGCGCGAGCACCACACAGACCGACACCTCAGTATCTGCAAGTACGGCCGGGAGGAACCCCGCATGA
- the sufB gene encoding Fe-S cluster assembly protein SufB, which translates to MTTETAHPELDGLGTYEYGWADSDAAGAAAKRGLSEDVVRDISAKKSEPEWMLKLRLKGLKLFDKKPMPNWGSDLSGIDFNNIKYFVRSTEKQAASWEDLPEDIKNTYDKLGIPEAEKQRLVAGVAAQYESEVVYHQIREDLEEQGVIFLDTDTALKEHPELFQEYFGTVIPVGDNKFASLNTAVWSGGSFIYVPKGVKVDIPLQAYFRINTENMGQFERTLIIVDEDAYVHYVEGCTAPIYSSDSLHSAVVEIIVKKGGRCRYTTIQNWSNNVYNLVTKRAVAYEGATMEWIDGNIGSKVTMKYPAVYLMGEHAKGETLSIAFAGEGQHQDAGSKMVHMAPNTSSNIVSKSVARGGGRTSYRGLVEIGEGAHGSKSNVLCDALLVDTISRSDTYPYVDVREDDVSMGHEATVSKVSDDQLFYLMSRGLTEFEAMAMIVRGFVEPIARELPMEYALELNRLIELQMEGSVG; encoded by the coding sequence ATGACCACGGAGACTGCTCACCCTGAGCTCGATGGCCTGGGCACCTACGAATACGGCTGGGCCGACTCCGACGCGGCCGGCGCCGCTGCCAAGCGGGGTCTGTCCGAGGATGTCGTGCGCGACATCTCGGCGAAGAAGTCCGAGCCGGAGTGGATGCTGAAGCTCCGCCTCAAGGGTCTCAAGCTGTTCGACAAGAAGCCCATGCCGAACTGGGGCTCCGACCTCTCCGGCATCGACTTCAACAACATCAAGTACTTCGTGCGCTCCACCGAGAAGCAGGCCGCTTCGTGGGAGGACCTGCCGGAGGACATCAAGAACACGTACGACAAGCTCGGCATCCCGGAGGCGGAGAAGCAGCGCCTCGTCGCCGGTGTCGCGGCCCAGTACGAGTCCGAGGTCGTCTACCACCAGATCCGTGAGGACCTGGAGGAGCAGGGCGTCATCTTCCTCGACACGGACACCGCGCTCAAGGAGCACCCGGAGCTCTTCCAGGAGTACTTCGGCACGGTCATCCCGGTCGGCGACAACAAGTTCGCGTCGCTGAACACCGCCGTGTGGTCGGGCGGCTCGTTCATCTACGTGCCCAAGGGCGTCAAGGTCGACATCCCGCTCCAGGCCTACTTCCGTATCAACACGGAGAACATGGGCCAGTTCGAGCGGACGCTGATCATCGTCGACGAGGACGCCTACGTCCACTACGTCGAGGGCTGCACCGCCCCGATCTACTCCTCGGACTCGCTGCACAGCGCCGTGGTCGAGATCATCGTGAAGAAGGGCGGCCGCTGCCGCTACACGACGATCCAGAACTGGTCGAACAACGTCTACAACCTGGTCACCAAGCGCGCCGTGGCGTACGAGGGCGCGACCATGGAGTGGATCGACGGCAACATCGGTTCCAAGGTCACCATGAAGTACCCGGCCGTCTACCTGATGGGCGAGCACGCCAAGGGCGAGACCCTGTCCATCGCCTTCGCGGGCGAGGGCCAGCACCAGGACGCCGGCTCCAAGATGGTCCACATGGCGCCGAACACCTCCTCGAACATCGTCTCGAAGTCGGTGGCCCGAGGCGGCGGCCGCACCTCGTACCGAGGCCTGGTCGAGATCGGCGAGGGCGCCCACGGCTCGAAGTCCAACGTGCTGTGCGACGCGCTCCTGGTCGACACGATCTCCCGCTCCGACACGTACCCCTACGTGGACGTCCGCGAGGACGACGTGTCCATGGGCCACGAGGCGACCGTCTCCAAGGTCTCCGACGACCAGCTCTTCTACCTGATGAGCCGCGGTCTGACGGAGTTCGAGGCCATGGCGATGATCGTGCGCGGCTTCGTCGAGCCGATCGCGCGGGAGCTGCCGATGGAGTACGCGCTGGAGCTGAACCGGCTGATCGAGCTGCAGATGGAGGGTTCGGTCGGTTAG
- the sufD gene encoding Fe-S cluster assembly protein SufD, producing MAEAQNIPAGSTTAGAIAVAAESTVATRMSAPPSFDVADFPVPHGREEEWRFTPLARLRGLHDGTAVANGTMKAQIDAPEGVTVESVERGDARIGKAGTPVDRVAAQAFSSFAKATVVTVPKEAVLTEPVRVTLHGEGGTTFGHTVFDVQAFAEAVIVIDHTGDGVRAANVDFLVGDGAKLTVVSVQDWDDTAVHVSQHNALIGRDATFKSIVVTFGGDVVRLHPRVSYAGPGGEAELFGLYFTDAGQHQEHRLLVTHDAPHCKSNVVYKGALQGQDAHAVWIGDVLIEKSAEGTDTYEMNRNLVLTDGARVDSVPNLEIETGEIVGAGHASATGRFDDEQLFYLQARGITADDARRLVVRGFFAELVQQIGVDDIEERLLAKIETELQGSV from the coding sequence ATGGCTGAGGCTCAGAACATTCCGGCGGGGTCGACCACCGCCGGCGCGATCGCGGTGGCCGCCGAGTCGACCGTCGCCACCCGGATGAGTGCGCCCCCGTCCTTCGACGTGGCGGACTTCCCCGTGCCCCACGGCCGCGAGGAGGAGTGGCGGTTCACCCCGCTCGCCCGCCTGCGCGGTCTGCACGACGGCACGGCGGTCGCCAACGGCACCATGAAGGCCCAGATCGACGCGCCCGAGGGCGTCACCGTCGAGTCGGTGGAGCGCGGCGACGCGCGCATCGGCAAGGCCGGCACCCCGGTGGACCGGGTCGCCGCCCAGGCGTTCTCGTCCTTCGCCAAGGCCACGGTCGTGACCGTGCCCAAGGAGGCCGTCCTGACCGAGCCGGTGCGCGTCACGCTGCACGGCGAGGGCGGTACGACCTTCGGCCACACCGTCTTCGACGTGCAGGCCTTCGCCGAGGCCGTCATCGTCATCGACCACACCGGTGACGGCGTGCGCGCCGCCAACGTCGACTTCCTGGTCGGCGACGGCGCCAAGCTCACCGTCGTGTCCGTGCAGGACTGGGACGACACCGCCGTCCACGTCTCCCAGCACAACGCGCTGATCGGCCGCGACGCGACCTTCAAGTCGATCGTGGTCACCTTCGGCGGCGACGTCGTACGCCTGCACCCGCGGGTCAGCTACGCGGGCCCCGGCGGCGAGGCCGAGCTCTTCGGCCTGTACTTCACGGACGCCGGCCAGCACCAGGAGCACCGCCTCCTGGTCACGCACGACGCCCCGCACTGCAAGTCGAACGTGGTCTACAAGGGCGCGCTCCAGGGCCAGGACGCCCACGCCGTCTGGATCGGTGACGTGCTCATCGAGAAGAGCGCCGAGGGCACCGACACCTACGAGATGAACCGCAACCTCGTCCTCACGGACGGCGCGCGGGTCGACTCGGTGCCGAACCTGGAGATCGAGACCGGCGAGATCGTCGGCGCCGGCCACGCCTCCGCGACCGGCCGTTTCGACGACGAGCAGCTCTTCTACCTGCAGGCCCGCGGCATCACGGCCGACGACGCCCGCCGCCTGGTCGTGCGCGGCTTCTTCGCCGAGCTCGTCCAGCAGATCGGTGTCGACGACATCGAGGAGCGCCTGCTCGCCAAGATCGAGACCGAGCTCCAGGGCTCCGTCTGA
- a CDS encoding bifunctional 3-phenylpropionate/cinnamic acid dioxygenase ferredoxin subunit, producing the protein MNYVKACALSELEENTPKRVELDGTPVSIVSTEGEVFAINDICSHANVSLSEGEVEDCMIECWLHGSAFDLRTGKPSGLPATRPVPVYPVKIEGDDVLVSLTQES; encoded by the coding sequence ATGAATTACGTCAAGGCCTGTGCGCTGAGCGAGCTGGAGGAGAACACCCCCAAGCGGGTGGAACTCGACGGCACGCCGGTGTCCATCGTCTCCACCGAGGGCGAGGTGTTCGCGATCAACGACATCTGCTCGCACGCGAACGTCTCGCTCTCGGAGGGCGAGGTCGAGGACTGCATGATCGAGTGCTGGCTGCACGGGTCGGCCTTCGACCTGCGCACCGGCAAGCCCTCCGGTCTGCCGGCGACCCGCCCCGTACCCGTATACCCCGTAAAGATCGAAGGGGACGACGTGCTCGTCTCCCTCACCCAGGAGTCCTGA
- the sufC gene encoding Fe-S cluster assembly ATPase SufC, translating to MATLEIHDLHVSVEAENGAREILKGVDLTVKQGETHAIMGPNGSGKSTLAYSLAGHPKYTITGGTVTLDGEDVLEMSVDERARAGVFLAMQYPVEVPGVSVSNFLRTSATAIRGEAPKLRTWVKEVKSAMEQLQMDPAFAERNVNEGFSGGEKKRHEILQLELLKPKIAILDETDSGLDVDALRQVSEGVNRVRATGEVGTLLITHYTRILRYIKPDFVHVFSEGRIVESGGAELADKLEAEGYEAYSTKGGASA from the coding sequence ATGGCAACGCTTGAAATCCACGACCTGCACGTCTCCGTCGAGGCCGAGAACGGCGCCCGCGAGATCCTCAAGGGCGTCGACCTCACCGTCAAGCAGGGTGAGACGCACGCCATCATGGGTCCGAACGGCTCCGGCAAGTCCACCCTGGCGTACTCCCTCGCCGGTCACCCGAAGTACACCATCACCGGTGGCACCGTGACCCTCGACGGCGAGGACGTCCTGGAGATGTCCGTCGACGAGCGCGCCCGCGCCGGCGTCTTCCTCGCCATGCAGTACCCGGTCGAGGTCCCCGGCGTCTCGGTCTCCAACTTCCTGCGCACCTCGGCCACCGCCATCCGCGGCGAGGCCCCGAAGCTGCGTACCTGGGTGAAGGAGGTCAAGTCCGCGATGGAGCAGCTCCAGATGGACCCGGCCTTCGCCGAGCGCAACGTCAACGAGGGCTTCTCCGGTGGTGAGAAGAAGCGCCACGAGATCCTCCAGCTGGAGCTCCTGAAGCCGAAGATCGCGATCCTCGACGAGACCGACTCCGGCCTCGACGTCGACGCCCTGCGCCAGGTCTCCGAAGGCGTCAACCGCGTCCGCGCGACCGGCGAGGTCGGCACCCTGCTGATCACGCACTACACGCGGATCCTCCGTTACATCAAGCCCGACTTCGTCCACGTCTTCTCGGAAGGCCGCATCGTCGAGTCCGGCGGCGCCGAGCTCGCCGACAAGCTGGAGGCGGAAGGCTACGAGGCGTACAGCACGAAGGGTGGCGCGAGCGCGTGA
- a CDS encoding cysteine desulfurase — translation MTQLPGLLDIEAIRKDFPLLDRVVHDGKKIVYLDNAATSQKPRQVLDALNEYYEQHNANVHRGVHVLAEEATALYEGARDKVATFINAPSRDEVIFTKNASESLNLVANMLGWADEPYRVDRETEIAITEMEHHSNIVPWQLLSQRTGAKLKWFGLTDDGRLDLSNIEEVITEKTKIVSFTLVSNIMGTVNPVEAIVRRAQDVGALVLIDASQAAPHMPLDVQALGADFVAFTGHKMCGPTGIGVLWGRQELLEDLPPFLGGGEMIETVSMHASTYAPAPHKFEAGTPPIAQAVGLGAAVDYLTAIGMDKIAAHEHAITEYAIKRLAEVPDLRIIGPTTAEDRGAAISFVLGDIHPHDVGQVLDEQGIAVRVGHHCARPVCLRYGIPATTRASFYLYSSPAEVDALIDGLEHVRNFFG, via the coding sequence GTGACACAGCTGCCTGGCCTCCTCGACATCGAGGCGATCCGCAAGGACTTCCCCCTGCTGGATCGTGTGGTCCACGACGGGAAGAAGATCGTTTACCTGGACAACGCGGCGACTTCGCAGAAGCCGCGCCAGGTGCTCGACGCGCTGAACGAGTACTACGAGCAGCACAACGCCAACGTCCACCGTGGCGTGCACGTGCTCGCCGAGGAGGCCACGGCGCTGTACGAGGGTGCCCGCGACAAGGTCGCCACCTTCATCAACGCACCGAGCCGCGACGAGGTGATCTTCACCAAGAACGCCTCGGAGTCCCTCAACCTGGTCGCGAACATGCTCGGCTGGGCGGACGAGCCCTACCGGGTCGACCGCGAGACCGAGATCGCCATCACGGAGATGGAGCACCACTCCAACATCGTCCCGTGGCAGCTGCTCTCGCAGCGCACTGGCGCGAAGCTGAAGTGGTTCGGCCTCACCGACGACGGCCGGCTCGACCTGTCCAACATCGAAGAGGTCATCACGGAGAAGACGAAGATCGTCTCCTTCACGCTGGTCTCCAACATCATGGGCACGGTCAACCCGGTCGAGGCGATCGTCCGGCGTGCCCAGGACGTCGGCGCGCTGGTGCTGATCGACGCCTCCCAGGCCGCTCCGCACATGCCGCTGGACGTGCAGGCGCTCGGCGCCGACTTCGTGGCCTTCACCGGCCACAAGATGTGCGGCCCGACCGGCATCGGCGTCCTCTGGGGCCGCCAGGAGCTCCTGGAAGACCTGCCTCCGTTCCTCGGCGGCGGCGAGATGATCGAGACCGTGTCGATGCACGCCTCGACCTACGCCCCCGCGCCCCACAAGTTCGAGGCCGGTACGCCCCCGATCGCCCAGGCCGTCGGCCTCGGCGCGGCCGTGGACTACCTGACCGCGATCGGCATGGACAAGATCGCCGCGCACGAGCACGCGATCACCGAGTACGCGATCAAGCGCCTCGCCGAGGTGCCCGACCTGCGGATCATCGGCCCCACCACGGCCGAGGACCGCGGAGCGGCGATCTCCTTCGTGCTCGGCGACATCCACCCGCACGACGTCGGCCAGGTGCTGGACGAGCAGGGCATCGCGGTTCGCGTGGGACACCACTGCGCGCGCCCGGTCTGCCTGCGGTACGGAATTCCGGCGACGACCCGAGCGTCTTTCTACCTGTACTCCTCTCCCGCGGAGGTCGATGCGCTGATCGACGGGCTGGAGCACGTACGGAACTTCTTCGGCTGA